A single region of the Salvia miltiorrhiza cultivar Shanhuang (shh) chromosome 8, IMPLAD_Smil_shh, whole genome shotgun sequence genome encodes:
- the LOC130999625 gene encoding uncharacterized protein LOC130999625: MGKPPFESQYGSQHLVRPMSSDQMSGSGEWHPLIKSHSDEPNYVKMNGGAAPDPSTFGSRDENSNHMPKEHLNPFPREVTRTFDQAPRLLHKPRHGHGYDAVSKLDPGATGPYSRFLPHHQSGGHGHVDIFYGS, translated from the exons ATGGGAAAACCTCCATTTGAAAGTCAGTATGGTTCCCAACATCTTGTTAGGCCAATGTCGAGTGATCAGATGTCAGGCTCTGGTGAATGGCACCCTCTCATCAAATCTCATTCCGACGAGCCAAATTATGTGAAAATGAATGGGGGTGCAGCTCCTGACCCCTCTACGTTTGGCTCTAGAGATGAAAATTCAAATCACATGCCCAAGGAGCATTTAAATCCTTTTCCCAGGGAGGTAACTCGCACTTTTGACCAAG CGCCAAGGTTGCTTCATAAACCTCGCCATGGGCATGGTTATGATGCTGTATCTAAGTTGGATCCAGGTGCTACAGGCCCGTATTCAAGATTCTTGCCGCATCATCAATCTGGTGGGCATGGGCATGTGGATATATTCTACGGTAGCTGA